The region TTTCGGCTATACTGTTATGTACACTCTTTGTTTCTATAGCCCAAGCCAACAGTCTGTGTCAGGGAAAGGAAGGACTCTGGATCAGTACCCCCACGCAAGATCCTAATTTCGGCAACTACTACTTAGGTGGTATGTGCGACAACAACTCCTGCTATCACATCACTATTTCCAACGATGCCCAAGGTGAAGACATGGTCGGACTTACATTTACCTGCCAAGAAATCGGAGACGGTCAGGGCAGAATTCAATGGGTGTTTGTGGACACAAAAACCGGTGAAAAACAGGAATTCGAAGCAAATCTTTCGGAAGTTAACGAAATCCTTCGAGACTCCCTCAACGAATAACAATTACTCGCTAAGGAGGTATAGTAGGAAGAACCTCCTATTCCGCATACAGGCGAAGATCTTATTCAGGATAATATAATGAGAATATTACCAGCATTTTTTGTCGTGTTGAGCCTGATCTGTTTCGGCTGCACTTCAGCTCCGGTACAGGTAAAAGAAACTGCGAGCTATAAACAGTCAGGGAAAGCGTCATACTACGCAGATAAATTTCAAGGAAGATCGACGGCCAGCGGTGAACCATACGATAAAAAGGCTATGACAGGCGCACACCGGAAATTACCTTTTGGTACACGGGTACGGGTAACAAACATAGCAAATGGGAAAAGCGTCATCGTGCGAATAAATGATCGCGGTCCATTCACGAAAGGTCGCGTTATTGATCTTTCTCGCGCTGCTTTCAGTTCTATTGGCAACACGGCTGCAGGAATCCTTTTTGTTACCGTTGAGATTATTGATTAACGCTCTCGTTTAAAATTTAATTATTATAGCAGAGTGGGTGGCAAAGCTATGCCTGTCCGCACTTTGGCGGACAGACATAGTTTTTTATTTTTTATAAGTAGGGACTTAAATCCAAGGAGATTTATAAAATGGAATTTATGGAAGCTGTTAAAACATGCATACGGAAATATGCTACATTTAAGGGTAGTGCCGGTAGGCCTGAGTTTTGGTACTGGGTGCTCTTTACATGGATTCTTTCCATGATTGCCTACACCATCGATACAGCTATTTCCGGCAGCACCGATCCCCTGACCCGGTCATTGCTCGCCTCAAATATAGTCGTTTTCATCACCGTTGTTCCTACTATGGCTGTCAGCGTTCGGCGCCTGCATGATGTCGGGCGTTCCGGATGGTGGTTCCTGCTTACATTTACCGTAATTGGAGCATTGCTGCTGCTCTATTGGTATGTTTGTCCAAGCAAAAAACAACAGGCTTGTTAATTCTGTTTAATGGGACCCAATGGTGCCACGACAATCATTATTAACAGCTAGGCTTTTAGATCCATCAACAAAACAGATATTGAGGAAAGTACTGACGCTATTTACCGATGGAACCGGTCATTTCGATTAGGGCTCCTTTCATTTCAATGCAAGAAGGAATACCGAGCAATGAATAAAATCGTTAAAATCATACTGGGTGCTTGTGCCGCTGTCGTGCTCCTTTCGTTCGCTGCCATCTTACTGATCACGGTCGTAGTTGATCCCAATGAGTACAAGGATGAAATAGTTCAACTGGTCCGGGAAAAGACCGAACGTAAGTTAACTTTTGAGGGAGACATCGAGCTGAATTTTTATCCGTATATCGGTTTTAAAATCGGAGCCGTAGCTTTGGGTAATGCTCCGGGATTTCCTGACCTTGATATGGCCCGCATAAATAATGCGGAAGTTTCTCTGCGTTTGATACCGCTCCTGTCCGGTAAAGTGGCTGTCGGCAAAGTAATACTGGATGGACTTTCTTTGCACCTTGTCAAAAATTCTCAGGGCATCGCCAATTGGGATGATATGGCTGGGGACAGTAAAGAGGTGGAGACTGCTTCTGCCGATCTTCCCTTTGATTCTGAAAACGGTAGCAGCGTTTTGAACTTTGAAGATATTTCCGTTCAGGGGATCGAGATTACCGATGCCAATTTGCTTTACACGGATTTACAGAATGATTCCAAGACATCCATCGGCAATCTCAACCTGAAATTAGGAGCGATTCAGGGAAATTCAAGTTTTCCCTTCGAACTCGGATTTGAATTCAAATTGGATCAGCCGAGCATGACACTCCAGCCGCACCTAACAGGAAATATTCAATTAAACCCTGCAGCCAAAACAGTTGCCTTTGATAACCTTGCCCTGTCAGTTCTTGACCTGCGTCTTACAGGACAGGTGCATGCCGAAGCTCAGAGCGTCCCTCCCACTTTTTCCGGAAGCATGCAGCTGGCGGAAACATCCCTGCGCGAATTGATAACGAAGTTTGGAGCAAAAATACCCGAAATGTCGGATTCCGATGCATTGAAGCGATTTTCGGCTGAAATGCAGTTTGATGGAACCGATAATTCCGCTGAATTGAAATCCCTCACAGTCAAGCTCGACGACAGTACGCTCACTGCCGAAGCGAAAGTTGTAAATTACGCCGCACCTCAGATCTCCATAAATGCTATGGTTGATGCCTTTGATGCCGACCGTTACCTGCCTTCGCAAGCTAAATCGGAATCAGAAAACAAGCCTGAACAGGAAACTGCAGCCCCTGATTCCGCCCAACCTGTGAAGGAACCGAATCTGGATGCACTTCGTAATCTGATTCTTGATGCCCGGTTGAAAATCGGCAGTTTCAAGGTGCAGAAAGTACAAGCCACAGACATTCTGATCGATGTCGATGCTCATGATGGCGTGCTTGCTGTGAATCCCTCCTTTAATCTCTATGACGGACAATTTGAGGCACAAACCCGGCTTGATGCAAATGGCGAAATTCCCCGTTGGAGTGGAAGCGGTAAATTGCAGAAACTTGATACCCGGTCTTTACTGCATGACCTGCTTGGAAAGGATCTAATAAGCGGCACCGCTTTAGTTGAATATAACCTTTCAGGATCGGGATTAACACCTGATGGAGTTAAGAAAACCGTGAGCGGTACTGCTGCCTTTGCTGTTACTGAAGGGGCGGTTCTAGGTGTCGATGTTGCCAAGATGATCCGTGACAGCTGGAACAAAATTATGGGGGCTGATGAAG is a window of Maridesulfovibrio sp. DNA encoding:
- a CDS encoding septal ring lytic transglycosylase RlpA family protein, which produces MRILPAFFVVLSLICFGCTSAPVQVKETASYKQSGKASYYADKFQGRSTASGEPYDKKAMTGAHRKLPFGTRVRVTNIANGKSVIVRINDRGPFTKGRVIDLSRAAFSSIGNTAAGILFVTVEIID
- a CDS encoding DUF805 domain-containing protein — its product is MEFMEAVKTCIRKYATFKGSAGRPEFWYWVLFTWILSMIAYTIDTAISGSTDPLTRSLLASNIVVFITVVPTMAVSVRRLHDVGRSGWWFLLTFTVIGALLLLYWYVCPSKKQQAC
- a CDS encoding AsmA family protein; its protein translation is MNKIVKIILGACAAVVLLSFAAILLITVVVDPNEYKDEIVQLVREKTERKLTFEGDIELNFYPYIGFKIGAVALGNAPGFPDLDMARINNAEVSLRLIPLLSGKVAVGKVILDGLSLHLVKNSQGIANWDDMAGDSKEVETASADLPFDSENGSSVLNFEDISVQGIEITDANLLYTDLQNDSKTSIGNLNLKLGAIQGNSSFPFELGFEFKLDQPSMTLQPHLTGNIQLNPAAKTVAFDNLALSVLDLRLTGQVHAEAQSVPPTFSGSMQLAETSLRELITKFGAKIPEMSDSDALKRFSAEMQFDGTDNSAELKSLTVKLDDSTLTAEAKVVNYAAPQISINAMVDAFDADRYLPSQAKSESENKPEQETAAPDSAQPVKEPNLDALRNLILDARLKIGSFKVQKVQATDILIDVDAHDGVLAVNPSFNLYDGQFEAQTRLDANGEIPRWSGSGKLQKLDTRSLLHDLLGKDLISGTALVEYNLSGSGLTPDGVKKTVSGTAAFAVTEGAVLGVDVAKMIRDSWNKIMGADEEGDETGNFNFSSLEASATLKNGHIINNDLLFDSQLVESTGAGWADLPDGRIDYKAMVTVVGSLDGLEGEILDTVKDIPLPLRVKGKLNDPSIGLDEDAMTKLLVTAGISLGLDTLADSLLGDMDKDDSHADEAGTDASDDYDDDSDDLFGDLF